A part of Gemmatimonas groenlandica genomic DNA contains:
- a CDS encoding NAD(P)-dependent oxidoreductase, whose amino-acid sequence MTTIAFLGTGLLGSGFVEAACQRGDTVTVWNRTSDKARALASFGAIVADTPADAVRGASRVHLVLKDDAVVEDVIGQLRAGLSSDAIIVDHTTTQPALTAERATRLNAEGVRYLHCPVFIGPAAARQSQGIILAAGPTALYDAVKDALGRMAARVEYFGERNDLAAAYKLMGNAFIIGMGALLSDVYSIAKGSDIAPTDALKLLEFFNPGNILQGRGRTMAAGKFDASFELTMARKDIRLMMEAAGDLPLAVLPSLAARMDAVIAEGFGASDFAVIAKDAIQGTVA is encoded by the coding sequence ATGACCACTATCGCGTTTCTCGGCACGGGGCTGCTCGGTAGCGGCTTCGTGGAAGCCGCCTGCCAGCGCGGCGATACGGTGACGGTATGGAACCGCACCAGCGACAAAGCCCGCGCGCTCGCGTCGTTCGGCGCGATCGTTGCCGACACACCGGCCGATGCTGTACGCGGGGCGAGTCGTGTGCATCTCGTGCTCAAGGATGACGCGGTGGTCGAAGACGTCATCGGTCAACTGCGCGCCGGGCTCTCGTCTGACGCGATCATCGTGGATCACACGACTACTCAGCCGGCGCTCACGGCCGAACGTGCCACGCGACTCAACGCCGAAGGCGTGCGCTATCTGCACTGCCCCGTGTTCATCGGACCAGCTGCCGCGCGACAGAGTCAGGGCATCATCCTCGCCGCCGGCCCCACCGCACTGTACGACGCGGTGAAGGACGCCCTCGGCCGCATGGCCGCGCGCGTGGAGTACTTCGGCGAGCGCAATGACCTCGCCGCGGCCTACAAGTTGATGGGCAATGCGTTCATCATCGGCATGGGCGCCCTGCTCAGCGACGTGTATAGCATCGCGAAGGGCAGTGACATCGCCCCCACCGACGCGCTCAAGCTCCTCGAGTTCTTCAACCCCGGCAATATTCTGCAGGGACGCGGTCGTACCATGGCTGCCGGCAAGTTCGACGCGAGCTTCGAACTCACGATGGCCCGCAAGGATATTCGACTCATGATGGAAGCCGCCGGTGACCTGCCGTTGGCCGTGCTGCCATCGCTCGCGGCCCGCATGGATGCCGTAATCGCCGAAGGATTCGGTGCCAGCGATTTCGCCGTCATCGCCAAGGACGCGATTCAGGGCACCGTCGCGTAA
- a CDS encoding radical SAM protein, producing the protein MSTQSGWSEYVQIMRAPVREEAKEMLAANWTSLAPSMRVPQQMFGKQGNGCGATIGAMPRCDFACRGCYLNAGANTIPAASLDEIKAQMRALRPVLGHAGNLQLTDGEVTLRPVDEIVELLRYAQSLGLIPMLMTHGDSFRRRPGLLEELMVRGGLIEVSIHVDTSQRGRVGDQWRRATSEWQLNPLREEFADMIRTAQRTTGLPLRAATTMTVTRENLNGVGDVMRWLTKHSDAFRLISFQPIAQVGRTEDGFGGGVDAESVWEEVARGLHVDGGARRMSEMGVWFGHEACNRMVNGAVLHDPDGRHRFRSIRDASNATDVAVVDGFLARFGGISFRLDGRNQALARAVGLVRHAPGFMLRAVPRFAHRWLQHIGGGNALRGAVGLASGRRRLTPLTIVSHHFMSREQIATPEGQERLAHCVFRVPVRGQMLSMCEVNALGIRESYYDTLRTERANDLLVGERPDIGGNGLDLRVGERHAATARTHRVGV; encoded by the coding sequence ATGAGTACCCAGTCGGGTTGGTCGGAGTACGTGCAAATCATGCGCGCGCCCGTTCGCGAGGAAGCGAAGGAGATGCTGGCCGCCAACTGGACCTCACTGGCACCATCGATGCGCGTGCCGCAGCAGATGTTCGGCAAACAGGGCAACGGGTGCGGTGCTACCATCGGTGCGATGCCACGCTGCGACTTCGCCTGCCGCGGCTGCTATCTGAACGCCGGGGCCAACACGATACCGGCGGCGAGCCTGGACGAAATCAAGGCGCAAATGCGCGCGTTGCGCCCCGTGCTCGGCCATGCCGGCAACCTGCAGCTCACTGACGGTGAAGTCACGCTGCGTCCGGTCGACGAGATCGTCGAGCTGCTCAGGTACGCGCAGTCGCTCGGTCTCATCCCCATGCTGATGACGCACGGAGACAGCTTCCGTCGGCGCCCGGGGTTGCTCGAGGAATTGATGGTGCGGGGCGGGCTCATCGAGGTGTCGATTCACGTCGACACCTCGCAGCGCGGCCGTGTCGGCGACCAGTGGCGGCGCGCCACCTCGGAATGGCAGCTCAACCCGTTACGCGAAGAGTTCGCCGACATGATTCGGACCGCGCAACGCACCACTGGGCTGCCCCTGCGCGCCGCGACCACGATGACCGTGACACGCGAGAATCTGAATGGCGTGGGCGATGTCATGCGCTGGCTCACGAAGCACAGCGATGCATTCCGATTGATCAGTTTTCAACCGATCGCACAGGTCGGTCGGACCGAAGATGGTTTCGGTGGCGGTGTCGACGCCGAGTCGGTGTGGGAAGAAGTCGCCCGTGGCTTGCACGTTGACGGTGGCGCGCGGCGGATGAGTGAGATGGGCGTCTGGTTCGGTCACGAGGCATGCAATCGCATGGTCAACGGGGCAGTGTTGCACGATCCTGACGGGCGTCATCGGTTTCGCTCGATCCGCGACGCATCAAATGCGACGGATGTTGCGGTCGTTGACGGATTTCTGGCGCGCTTTGGTGGTATCTCGTTCCGCCTTGACGGGCGGAACCAAGCGCTCGCCCGCGCGGTGGGTCTCGTGCGACACGCCCCCGGCTTCATGCTGCGAGCCGTACCACGGTTCGCGCACCGATGGCTGCAGCACATCGGCGGCGGGAATGCGTTGCGCGGGGCGGTCGGCCTGGCCTCCGGCCGGCGTCGACTCACCCCGCTCACCATCGTCAGTCATCACTTCATGAGTCGGGAGCAGATCGCGACCCCCGAGGGGCAGGAACGTCTCGCGCACTGTGTCTTCCGCGTACCGGTGCGCGGACAGATGCTCTCGATGTGCGAAGTCAATGCACTTGGTATTCGCGAGTCCTACTACGACACGCTGCGGACCGAGCGGGCGAACGACCTACTTGTGGGAGAGCGTCCAGACATAGGCGGCAACGGCCTGGATCTGCGGGTCGGTGAGCGCCATGCGGCCACCGCGCGCACCCATCGCGTTGGGGTGTGA
- a CDS encoding protein kinase domain-containing protein: MTALQDQIQRQLGDDFAIERELGGGGMSRVYVAYDRRLDRRVVIKLLRPELSAGVSVDRFRREILTAAALQHPLIVPVLDTGEIDGLPYFLMPFVEGESLRTRLQRGSLGVVDTVRILRDVSRALTVAHARGVVHRDIKPDNVLLANGAAVVADFGVSKAFAEARHGDRDDDADDVATDPFTTAGVSLGTPAYMAPEQVAADPDASYPVDIYAVGVMAYEMLVGAPPFGGRSPQQVMAAHIAEEPVPVQRHRPDIPAALASLIMQCLAKDPLHRPASAATLAQVLDDPQVISGSFTPIPDDGSGSQAIRALTGATAAVPIGMPSKRWRAMFAGVAGVLVAALAWIAGSRDGAAATNDANAARPAMTALDTTPSVAVLPFVYLSADSSQAFAAQAIADAITDALSREKGLRVISRSAADALQKRIAAGDTTRLPVRTLVEGVVETEGDKFRLTVRLVNAADGFTLYADRLEGMKGNLFAMEDEVAGAMRELLRSHFSLQTPDGGGAQ; the protein is encoded by the coding sequence ATGACCGCCCTTCAAGACCAGATCCAGCGCCAACTCGGCGACGACTTCGCAATCGAGCGAGAACTCGGTGGCGGGGGGATGTCGCGCGTGTACGTGGCGTACGATCGGCGGCTCGATCGGCGCGTGGTCATCAAACTGCTGCGCCCCGAGCTATCGGCCGGCGTGAGTGTGGATCGGTTCCGTCGTGAGATTCTCACCGCCGCGGCGCTGCAGCACCCGCTGATTGTGCCGGTGCTCGACACGGGCGAGATCGACGGGCTGCCGTACTTCCTGATGCCATTCGTGGAAGGCGAGTCGCTGCGCACGCGGTTGCAGCGCGGATCGCTTGGCGTGGTCGACACGGTGCGCATTCTGCGCGACGTCTCGCGCGCACTCACCGTCGCCCATGCGCGTGGCGTGGTGCATCGCGACATCAAGCCGGATAACGTGTTGCTGGCAAACGGCGCAGCGGTGGTGGCGGACTTCGGTGTGTCGAAGGCCTTTGCCGAAGCGCGACACGGTGATCGCGACGATGACGCCGACGACGTCGCTACCGACCCATTTACGACAGCGGGTGTTTCACTCGGAACGCCGGCGTATATGGCGCCCGAGCAGGTGGCCGCCGACCCCGACGCGTCGTACCCCGTGGATATCTACGCCGTGGGTGTGATGGCGTATGAGATGCTGGTCGGTGCGCCGCCGTTTGGCGGCCGGTCGCCACAGCAGGTGATGGCGGCCCACATCGCCGAGGAGCCAGTGCCGGTGCAGCGGCATCGCCCGGACATACCGGCGGCGCTGGCCTCGCTGATCATGCAGTGTCTGGCCAAGGACCCGCTTCATCGACCCGCCAGTGCGGCGACATTGGCGCAAGTACTCGACGATCCGCAGGTCATCAGCGGCTCGTTCACGCCGATTCCTGACGATGGTTCGGGAAGTCAAGCGATTCGTGCGCTCACTGGGGCGACGGCCGCGGTACCGATAGGCATGCCGTCGAAGCGATGGCGCGCGATGTTCGCCGGTGTGGCTGGGGTGCTGGTCGCGGCACTGGCGTGGATCGCCGGCTCGCGTGACGGCGCCGCCGCGACGAACGACGCGAACGCCGCACGCCCGGCGATGACCGCGCTCGACACGACGCCCAGCGTCGCGGTGCTCCCTTTCGTGTACCTCAGCGCCGATTCCTCGCAGGCCTTCGCCGCGCAGGCGATCGCCGATGCGATCACCGATGCGTTATCGCGGGAGAAAGGGCTGCGCGTGATCTCGCGCTCGGCGGCCGACGCGTTGCAGAAGCGCATCGCCGCTGGCGATACGACCCGTCTCCCGGTGCGCACGCTCGTTGAAGGTGTGGTGGAGACCGAGGGCGACAAGTTTCGGCTCACGGTGCGGCTGGTAAATGCCGCTGATGGGTTCACCCTGTATGCCGATCGACTGGAAGGCATGAAGGGAAATCTCTTCGCGATGGAAGACGAAGTGGCCGGTGCCATGCGAGAGTTATTGCGATCGCATTTCAGCCTGCAAACGCCGGATGGGGGCGGCGCGCAATGA
- a CDS encoding DUF547 domain-containing protein: MLTAALFAAALSLATPQPAPSHSPFDALLKAHVRGGLVDYDAFGRAPEFKAYLASLAKTDPASLNKADALALWINAYNAYTIQLINAHNERESIRNINKSFGVVKAYGPWKEKLAVVGGRAYSLDEIEQDIIRKRFAEPRIHFALVCAAMGCPPLRSEAYAGATLDAQLDDQARQFLLQSPTKNRVDVSARVAYLSPIFVEFRDYIKDFGGSQATVGRYIARYFPAGAERDLLNSGRFTVRVTEYNWSLNIMRAYTSPRGS, translated from the coding sequence ATGCTGACCGCCGCCCTGTTCGCCGCCGCCCTCTCGCTTGCGACCCCGCAGCCCGCTCCGTCGCATTCCCCGTTCGACGCCCTGTTGAAGGCGCACGTGCGCGGCGGCCTCGTCGATTATGACGCCTTCGGTCGCGCACCCGAGTTCAAGGCCTACCTCGCCTCGCTCGCGAAGACCGATCCGGCCTCGCTCAACAAGGCCGACGCGCTGGCCCTGTGGATCAACGCCTACAACGCGTACACCATCCAGCTCATCAACGCGCACAACGAGCGCGAATCGATCCGCAACATCAACAAGAGCTTCGGCGTCGTAAAAGCCTACGGGCCGTGGAAGGAGAAGCTCGCGGTGGTCGGCGGCAGGGCATACAGCCTCGACGAGATCGAGCAGGACATCATCCGCAAGCGATTTGCCGAACCGCGGATTCACTTCGCGCTCGTCTGCGCCGCCATGGGCTGCCCCCCGCTCAGAAGTGAAGCGTATGCGGGCGCGACCCTCGACGCGCAGCTCGATGATCAGGCGCGTCAGTTTCTGCTGCAGTCGCCCACCAAGAATCGGGTCGATGTGTCAGCCCGCGTGGCGTATCTCAGTCCGATCTTCGTGGAATTCCGCGACTACATCAAGGACTTCGGCGGGTCGCAGGCGACCGTTGGCCGGTACATTGCGCGCTACTTCCCCGCGGGGGCGGAGCGCGATCTGCTGAACAGCGGTCGCTTCACCGTGCGTGTCACTGAGTACAACTGGTCGTTGAACATCATGCGGGCATACACGTCGCCACGCGGCTCATGA
- a CDS encoding RagB/SusD family nutrient uptake outer membrane protein: protein MTQTRIPSPRAVRALRWLAPAVLLIGTGCALEVTNPGPIQSEFLNSPAVLSSLVNGSGRDLAEAMNWVAYTGSAVSKELFPAGSTGAFGITVRQQAGKLVDDDDNTHWNFSQRARWTAESAVARIDSVLGADAAGKSATQAQALIWAGYANRHLGENFCECVINGGAPQAASVYFERAEGYFTRAIAVATAAANANLTNAATAARAAVRLSRNNLTGAATDAALIANTFVYRMPYYQTEEAQYNRIFWAGANTPYRAHTVFNTFYENYRRTTRDPRVPYDSSLTVLQGDGAVTFNGVSQRVRWYFQTKHAATTANINLSTGWEMRLIEAEAKLVAGDVTGALTSMNLRRTTLSLPLLTAANSTEAWSALKRERGIELWLEGRRLGDLRRWATNNRPGTADDMTGRDLCFATPLSEKRSNPNYTTP from the coding sequence ATGACGCAAACACGTATTCCCTCGCCCCGCGCGGTCCGGGCACTGCGATGGCTCGCTCCTGCGGTGCTGCTTATCGGTACCGGCTGCGCACTCGAAGTCACAAACCCGGGCCCCATTCAGTCGGAGTTCCTGAACAGCCCCGCGGTGCTCAGCAGCCTGGTCAACGGTTCAGGCCGCGACCTGGCGGAAGCGATGAACTGGGTGGCCTATACCGGTTCAGCCGTGTCGAAGGAGCTGTTCCCTGCGGGTTCGACCGGCGCGTTCGGCATCACCGTTCGTCAGCAGGCGGGCAAGCTGGTCGACGATGACGACAACACCCACTGGAACTTCTCGCAGCGAGCGCGCTGGACTGCGGAAAGCGCCGTGGCGCGCATCGATTCGGTGCTCGGCGCCGACGCGGCAGGCAAGAGTGCGACGCAAGCACAAGCGTTGATCTGGGCGGGGTATGCCAACCGGCACCTCGGCGAGAACTTCTGCGAGTGCGTGATCAACGGCGGAGCGCCGCAAGCCGCTAGCGTGTACTTCGAGCGGGCCGAGGGCTACTTCACGCGCGCGATCGCGGTGGCTACGGCAGCCGCGAACGCAAACCTGACGAATGCGGCGACGGCGGCCCGGGCAGCGGTGCGATTGTCGCGCAACAACCTCACCGGCGCCGCGACGGATGCCGCCCTGATCGCGAATACGTTCGTGTACCGCATGCCGTACTATCAGACGGAAGAGGCGCAGTACAACCGCATCTTCTGGGCAGGCGCCAACACGCCGTATCGCGCGCACACGGTGTTCAACACGTTCTACGAGAACTACCGTCGCACGACTCGCGATCCACGCGTACCGTACGACAGCAGCCTCACCGTGTTACAGGGCGACGGTGCCGTGACCTTCAACGGCGTGTCGCAACGCGTGCGCTGGTACTTCCAGACGAAGCACGCCGCGACGACGGCGAATATCAACCTCTCCACCGGCTGGGAGATGCGCCTGATCGAGGCCGAAGCCAAACTGGTCGCCGGTGATGTCACCGGAGCGCTGACGTCGATGAATCTGCGTCGCACGACACTCAGCCTGCCGTTGCTCACCGCCGCGAATTCCACGGAAGCGTGGAGCGCCCTCAAGCGCGAACGCGGCATCGAACTCTGGCTCGAAGGTCGCCGCCTCGGCGATCTCCGTCGCTGGGCGACGAACAACCGGCCGGGAACCGCCGACGATATGACGGGCCGCGATCTGTGCTTCGCGACACCGTTGTCGGAGAAGCGCTCTAATCCGAATTACACGACGCCGTAG
- a CDS encoding c-type cytochrome, translating to MRRFVALLVLSTLAVACKSSGGGNANLSPKADAKVAKPAAVTPAAVAMGDSIFNNGSCARCHGKGGVGATNAPALSGPTFLQMTAGSFDEIVGIIVSGVPKDKIKDPSHPNAMGARGGRMALTDPQIQAVAAYVWTLSHK from the coding sequence ATGCGTCGTTTCGTCGCTCTCCTTGTGCTGTCCACGCTCGCGGTCGCTTGCAAGTCATCCGGCGGCGGCAACGCCAACCTCAGTCCGAAGGCCGACGCGAAGGTCGCGAAGCCGGCGGCCGTCACGCCCGCCGCCGTGGCCATGGGTGACTCGATCTTCAACAACGGCTCGTGCGCCCGCTGCCACGGTAAGGGCGGCGTTGGTGCTACCAACGCGCCGGCGCTCTCCGGGCCGACGTTCCTGCAGATGACCGCGGGTAGCTTCGACGAAATCGTCGGCATCATCGTCAGCGGCGTGCCGAAGGACAAGATCAAGGATCCGTCACACCCCAACGCGATGGGTGCGCGCGGTGGCCGCATGGCGCTCACCGACCCGCAGATCCAGGCCGTTGCCGCCTATGTCTGGACGCTCTCCCACAAGTAG
- a CDS encoding TonB-dependent receptor domain-containing protein, whose product MRRWLRHVGNIRPWIGALALLVASHPAAAQDGTGRIRGKVTNVGNGAPIPAQVGILGERIGATTGADGSYLITGVAPGQRTVRVRALGYQQIDKVVSVTANGIVTLDVAMTAAPTSLNEIVVTGTAGSARKREVGNSIGQVKLADIPEVPTNVSNLLSGRVAGVTVAGGVGNAGGGQAIRLRGATSVSLTNQPLIYIDGVRTRSEEYPRNGVFTGATQRGANSNSSPLNDINPDDIERIEIVKGAAAATLFGTDASAGVIQIFTKRGQSGAAKWNVQFNSGFNKLQKFGTDSAPLLFMDPFLRNGGRYGTQMQVSGGTGPSLKYLLSVGADNTEGVMPNDLERKYSVRSNIDFAPAKKLATSFNVSYTNNLINNTPAGNNAQGLTLNAFRRNRNYFASENPDTIRRVLTQQLASNIDRLILGFTNTFTPIQAVSSRFTVGFDRAAVENRNIRPYGFPNAPLGVAQNQRWANTTLSMDWVNNLEKQFNDDFKATVSFGSQYVNSAVGDVVAYSERFAAPGEVTAASGSQKLSDENRQRVITGGVFAQSLLGFKDRYFVTIATRIDGNSAFGKDFGFQTYPKISGSWVVSDEGFWKEKLGTLKLRAAYGQAGRAPGAFDAVQTWTPVGWGVDPALRPLNLGNANLGPERTAETELGFDHSLWGGRLTTDFTYFNATTSDALFRVNAPPSQGFLNSVLRNVGELNKQGFEIAMNGTILDRENWGLNAGINLSTNKSLVQSLGGVPAFGIGNNGWVQTGSAAPVVQGMLIRNPNAVGEAPDTMSNYNFGPSQPTHIIGGTLSLRTYKRITISMRTEYQGGAYINEDASYQALSRSVEWPTCFDAYKNIAAGKPITVRENLTCKATNVRSTMFIFPADFFKIRDVTVVVPLGKLIPKVASSSLVFSAQNFFRRNYGMPLFDPEMSGNDGFNANPRYISEQIPAPAMYLTSLRLSF is encoded by the coding sequence ATGCGGCGATGGCTGCGACACGTAGGCAACATCAGGCCATGGATCGGTGCGCTCGCACTGCTCGTGGCGTCCCACCCCGCCGCTGCTCAGGATGGCACTGGCCGCATCCGAGGCAAGGTGACGAACGTCGGCAACGGCGCTCCTATTCCGGCACAAGTCGGCATTCTCGGTGAGCGCATCGGCGCCACGACGGGCGCCGACGGTTCGTACCTGATCACCGGCGTGGCCCCTGGCCAGCGCACCGTTCGCGTGCGCGCGCTGGGCTATCAACAGATCGACAAGGTGGTGTCGGTGACCGCCAACGGCATCGTCACGCTCGACGTCGCGATGACCGCCGCCCCCACGTCTCTGAACGAGATCGTCGTCACGGGCACGGCAGGCTCAGCGCGCAAGCGCGAAGTGGGCAACTCGATCGGACAGGTCAAGCTGGCCGACATTCCGGAAGTCCCGACGAACGTATCCAATCTGCTCTCCGGCCGTGTGGCCGGTGTGACGGTGGCCGGCGGCGTCGGTAACGCCGGTGGCGGCCAGGCGATCCGTCTGCGCGGTGCCACCAGCGTCTCGCTCACGAATCAGCCCCTCATCTACATTGACGGCGTCCGTACGCGCAGCGAAGAGTATCCGCGCAACGGCGTCTTCACCGGCGCGACGCAGCGTGGCGCCAACTCGAACTCGAGCCCGCTCAACGACATCAATCCCGACGATATCGAGCGCATCGAAATCGTGAAGGGTGCCGCCGCCGCGACGCTGTTCGGCACTGACGCATCGGCGGGCGTGATCCAGATCTTCACCAAGCGTGGCCAGTCCGGCGCGGCCAAGTGGAACGTCCAGTTCAACTCCGGCTTCAACAAGCTGCAGAAGTTCGGCACCGACTCGGCCCCGCTGCTGTTCATGGATCCGTTCCTGCGCAACGGCGGCCGCTACGGCACGCAGATGCAGGTGTCGGGTGGCACGGGCCCGAGTCTCAAGTACTTGTTGTCGGTAGGCGCCGACAACACGGAGGGCGTGATGCCGAACGACCTGGAGCGGAAGTATTCGGTGCGCTCCAACATCGACTTCGCGCCGGCCAAGAAGCTGGCCACCAGCTTCAATGTGTCGTACACGAACAACCTGATCAACAACACACCGGCCGGTAACAACGCCCAGGGCCTCACGCTCAACGCGTTCCGCCGCAACCGCAATTACTTCGCGTCGGAGAATCCGGATACCATCCGTCGCGTGCTGACGCAGCAGCTGGCCAGCAACATCGATCGCCTCATCCTCGGCTTCACGAACACCTTCACGCCGATCCAGGCGGTCTCGTCGCGCTTCACCGTGGGCTTCGATCGCGCGGCCGTCGAGAATCGCAACATCCGTCCATACGGCTTTCCGAATGCGCCGCTTGGTGTGGCTCAGAACCAGCGGTGGGCGAACACCACGCTCAGCATGGATTGGGTGAACAACCTCGAGAAGCAGTTCAACGACGATTTCAAGGCGACCGTGTCATTCGGCTCGCAGTATGTGAATTCGGCCGTCGGCGATGTGGTGGCGTACTCCGAGCGCTTCGCCGCGCCCGGCGAGGTCACGGCAGCCAGCGGTTCGCAGAAGTTGTCCGACGAGAATCGTCAGCGCGTGATCACCGGCGGTGTCTTCGCGCAGTCGCTGCTCGGATTCAAGGACCGGTACTTCGTGACCATCGCGACGCGCATCGACGGCAACAGCGCGTTCGGTAAGGACTTCGGATTCCAGACGTATCCGAAGATCTCCGGTTCGTGGGTGGTGTCCGACGAAGGATTCTGGAAGGAGAAGCTCGGCACGCTCAAGCTGCGTGCGGCCTACGGACAGGCGGGACGTGCCCCCGGCGCCTTTGATGCCGTGCAAACGTGGACGCCGGTGGGCTGGGGCGTCGATCCCGCGCTTCGCCCGCTCAACCTCGGCAACGCGAATCTCGGCCCTGAGCGCACGGCCGAAACCGAGCTCGGTTTCGATCACAGTTTGTGGGGTGGCCGCCTGACCACCGACTTCACCTACTTCAACGCCACGACCAGCGACGCCCTGTTCCGCGTGAACGCGCCGCCGTCGCAAGGCTTCCTGAATTCGGTGTTGCGCAACGTCGGTGAGCTGAACAAGCAGGGCTTCGAAATCGCCATGAACGGGACGATTCTCGATCGCGAGAACTGGGGACTGAACGCGGGCATCAACCTCAGCACGAACAAGAGCCTCGTGCAGTCGCTCGGTGGTGTACCGGCCTTCGGCATCGGCAACAACGGTTGGGTGCAGACCGGATCCGCCGCGCCCGTCGTCCAGGGTATGCTGATCCGCAATCCGAACGCGGTCGGCGAAGCGCCGGACACGATGTCGAATTACAACTTCGGCCCGAGTCAACCTACGCACATCATCGGCGGCACGCTGTCGCTGCGCACGTACAAGCGCATCACGATTTCGATGCGTACCGAGTACCAGGGCGGCGCGTACATCAACGAAGATGCGTCGTACCAGGCGCTCTCGCGCTCGGTGGAGTGGCCGACGTGCTTCGATGCCTACAAGAACATCGCCGCGGGCAAGCCAATCACGGTGCGTGAAAACCTCACCTGCAAGGCGACCAACGTGCGCAGCACGATGTTCATCTTTCCGGCCGACTTCTTCAAGATCCGCGACGTGACCGTCGTGGTACCGCTGGGCAAGCTGATCCCGAAGGTGGCCAGCAGCTCCCTCGTCTTCTCGGCGCAGAACTTCTTCCGCCGCAACTACGGTATGCCCCTCTTCGATCCCGAGATGTCCGGCAACGACGGCTTCAACGCCAATCCGCGGTACATCTCGGAGCAGATCCCTGCCCCGGCGATGTACCTGACTTCCTTGCGCCTGTCGTTCTGA